The following proteins come from a genomic window of Papilio machaon chromosome 7, ilPapMach1.1, whole genome shotgun sequence:
- the LOC106715955 gene encoding GRIP and coiled-coil domain-containing protein 1, with amino-acid sequence MESLSKQELISTITKQADQIKRYEARLRDVVAAYKGLVKEKEALEISLKALSRGDKDSGQGSDDSVTTLMQSLATLSAEKSRMEEAFQADKKVTREKYENMLASMREETKTLVQQHLVEVSNLKAKIAYEIQERENERADHAAMMKELHAKLTSERKNKERLEDKVVNTSEAQASQAELEKRVRDLSSSLEASQRRLQRAEARTVETPALLVRLQQKLALLEQSHSIAIREEQIKAKRAEESARKICARQEERVALLEGKLAELSQTIGEYDLRRRKDQQTIQQLKESLNGSLLDKMATRRDETQQKSETDNEKLADSEYLQTLIDKIHILKKELIAENIKLGNPVDITTVFKVDGYDNVHDKCKEELEKLKLDFENYKTQNIKRSHDDDVTEVDDLKTEIVVLKEKVETFKLMWEEEKQDKEDSLKLYEEKLKSEREYHKEVTSELKSRVQTLERQTQAQRERYATLLEETDTYMRTRSERARKLSSEELLKEGHGMLNEGSAPPHMLHYAHELARKDLDITQLRKEKHLLEGHYRDCQRDATIEKERFKEVIRTLKEEIDRLCRIQSREGANLEYLKNVVMAYLLSRDAAGRRHMVNAIAAVLHLTPAETAAVLATL; translated from the exons GTTCAGATGATTCTGTGACAACGCTTATGCAATCACTTGCCACATTGTCCGCTGAGAAATCACGCATGGAGGAGGCTTTCCAAGCTGACAAGAAAGTTACCAGAgaaaag taTGAAAACATGTTAGCATCAATGAGAGAAGAAACAAAAACTCTAGTACAACAACATCTCGTTGAAGTTAGCAATTTGAAAGCCAAAATTGCTTACGAAATTCAGGAGCGAGAGAACGAGAGGGCCGACCATGCTGCTATGATGAA agaATTACATGCAAAATTGACATcagaaaggaaaaataaagagAGATTAGAGGATAAAGTTGTTAACACCTCGGAAGCGCAag CATCTCAAGCGGAGTTGGAGAAGCGAGTGCGAGACCTGAGCAGCAGTTTGGAGGCATCTCAGCGGCGGCTGCAGCGTGCAGAGGCTCGCACAGTGGAGACTCCTGCGCTGCTGGTGCGGCTGCAGCAGAAGTTGGCATTGTTGGAACAGTCACATTCCATTGCTATCAGAGAG gaaCAAATAAAAGCGAAACGCGCAGAAGAATCTGCGAGAAAGATCTGCGCTCGTCAAGAAGAGAGAGTGGCTCTGCTAGAGGGCAAGCTAGCGGAATTGTCACAGACCATAGGGGAGTACGACTTGAGACGGAGAAAAGACCAGCAGACCATACAGCAGTTAAAAGAATCGCTTAATGGCAGTCTTCTGGATAAAATGGCTACCAGACGTG ATGAAACACAACAGAAAAGTGAGactgataatgaaaaattagcGGACAGTGAATATTTGCAGACATTGATTGataaaattcatatattaaagaaagaatTGATTgccgaaaatattaaattaggcAATCCAGTTGATATTACCACTGTTTTCAAAGTAGATGGATACGATAATGTACATGATAAATGTAAAGAAGAATTGGAGAAATTGAAGTTAGACttcgaaaattataaaacacaaaatattaagagaagtcatgatgatgatgttacTGAGGTAGATGATTTGAAGACAGAGATAGTGGTGCTGAAGGAGAAAGTGGAGACTTTCAAGTTGATGTGGGAAGAAGAGAAGCAAGATAAAGAGGATTCGCTCAAGTTGTATGAAGAG AAGTTAAAGAGTGAGAGAGAATACCACAAAGAGGTGACATCGGAGCTGAAGAGCCGAGTGCAGACGTTGGAGAGACAGACGCAGGCGCAGAGAGAACGGTACGCGACGTTGTTGGAGGAGACGGACACGTACATGCGCACGCGCAGCGAACGCGCACGAAAACTTAGCAGTGAAGAACTTCTCAAAGAAGGACATGGAATGCTTAAT GAGGGCAGTGCTCCACCTCACATGCTGCACTACGCGCACGAGCTGGCCCGCAAAGACCTGGACATCACTCAGCTGCGCAAAGAGAAGCACCTCCTCGAGGGACATTACAG AGACTGTCAGCGTGATGCGACAATTGAGAAGGAACGTTTTAAAGAAGTCATAAGAACATTAAAGGAAGAGATTGACAG ATTGTGTCGCATTCAGTCGCGGGAGGGCGCTAATTTGGAATATCTAAAGAATGTAGTGATGGCGTATTTGTTGTCACGTGATGCTGCGGGACGCAGACATATGGTGAACGCAATCGCTGCCGTGCTACATCTCACACCCGCCGAGACTGCTGCCGTGCTCGCCACACTGTGA